The following are encoded together in the Syntrophorhabdaceae bacterium genome:
- a CDS encoding AIR synthase-related protein: MAHRIEVAYKEKIKDAPGEKLKRRIKGDFGLNVTVRVVDVYTVDSKVDEGTIRILAADAFIDPVTQVAYVGTPVPADADWIVEVGFKPGVTDNVGRTGREVLEALSGRKLKEDEGVYTSRMYLLKGRLEEKDVIRIAEGMLANTLINRYAYKTVEAYRKERGMGVYVPKVAFHHEPVVETFPLTMTIEELMKMNRERTWALSRDELIAIQHHFLRSEVSEERSKVGLGPSPTDVEIEVLAQTWSEHCKHKIFNATIEYEEDGVSRTIESLFKTCIVGSTEKIRSQKGRADFCLSVFKDNAGIIRFNRTHNLAYKVETHNTPSALDPYGGALTGIVGVNRDPFGTGKGAKLIFNTDIFCFADPDYKGEVPPRLLHPKRVLNGVREGVEHGGNKSGIPTVNGSLVFDRGYLGKPLVFCGTCGIMPRTIKGVPTHIKEAGIGDAIVMVGGRIGIDGIHGATFSSEELSEVSPTSAVQIGDPITQKRMTDFLLVARDRDLYTSITDNGAGGLSSSIGEMATDTNGCIVHIDRAPLKYPGLSPWEILLSEAQERMNVAVRPDKLDEFMALSEKMNVTSTILGEFTDTGKLHVFYKGKTVAYLDMEFLHNGLPKMKLPAKWERKIKDEPPVKEPKNYVHTLKDLLSRWNVCSKEYVVRQYDHEVQGGSVVKPLTGKANNGPSDAGVVRPDLSSKEGVVVSHGICPKYSEIDTYHMAACAIDEAIRNNIATGGSLRRMALLDNFCWSDPVVSERNPEGPYKLAQLVRANMALYDYTTLFGTPCISGKDSMKNDYIYGDIKISVPQTLLVSAISVIEDIEKIVTMDFKEPGDLIVIVGKTYPELGGSEYLAASALYGNIPPKVRGAMAKKTYKAMEKAIHAGIVRSCHDVSDGGLACALAESAFAGGLGIDADLKLAPFAGIFRDDFLLFSESQSRFVLSVREADYPLLATLLKGVPSAVVGKVRKDEKFLIKGINGTTLIDTGIEDLRAAWEKPFKVNFS; encoded by the coding sequence ATGGCCCACAGAATCGAAGTAGCTTATAAGGAAAAGATCAAAGATGCGCCAGGGGAAAAGCTGAAGAGAAGAATCAAGGGAGATTTCGGATTGAACGTGACCGTCCGCGTGGTGGACGTATACACCGTCGATTCAAAAGTGGACGAGGGGACCATCCGTATCCTTGCCGCCGATGCCTTTATCGATCCCGTGACCCAGGTCGCGTACGTGGGCACCCCTGTCCCTGCGGATGCGGATTGGATCGTCGAGGTGGGCTTTAAACCGGGGGTGACGGATAATGTGGGCAGGACCGGGCGCGAAGTGCTCGAGGCCCTTTCCGGCCGAAAGCTTAAAGAGGACGAAGGAGTATATACTTCGAGAATGTACCTCCTCAAGGGCAGGCTCGAGGAGAAGGATGTGATAAGGATTGCGGAGGGCATGCTCGCCAATACCCTTATCAACCGGTATGCGTATAAAACCGTGGAGGCATACCGGAAAGAAAGGGGCATGGGCGTCTATGTGCCGAAGGTCGCCTTTCATCATGAGCCGGTAGTGGAGACTTTTCCCCTCACCATGACCATTGAAGAGCTTATGAAGATGAACCGGGAGAGGACGTGGGCCCTTTCGAGGGATGAGCTGATCGCCATTCAGCACCATTTCCTGCGTAGCGAGGTGAGCGAAGAGAGATCGAAGGTGGGTCTCGGCCCGTCCCCCACGGACGTAGAAATTGAGGTGCTGGCCCAGACCTGGTCTGAGCACTGCAAGCATAAAATCTTCAACGCCACCATAGAGTATGAAGAAGACGGCGTGAGCCGCACTATCGAAAGCCTTTTTAAGACCTGCATCGTGGGCTCCACCGAAAAGATACGCAGCCAAAAAGGCAGAGCCGATTTCTGCCTCTCCGTGTTTAAGGATAATGCCGGTATTATCCGGTTCAATCGCACCCATAACCTCGCCTATAAGGTGGAAACCCACAATACTCCATCGGCCCTCGATCCGTACGGCGGGGCCCTTACCGGAATCGTCGGGGTAAACCGCGACCCCTTCGGCACAGGGAAAGGGGCAAAGCTCATATTCAATACCGACATCTTTTGTTTTGCCGACCCCGATTACAAAGGGGAGGTGCCTCCCCGCCTTCTCCATCCGAAACGGGTATTGAACGGGGTGAGGGAAGGGGTGGAGCATGGAGGCAACAAAAGCGGGATACCCACCGTGAACGGCTCCCTTGTATTCGACCGGGGTTATCTGGGTAAACCCCTCGTCTTCTGCGGCACCTGCGGCATCATGCCCCGCACGATAAAAGGCGTGCCCACCCATATTAAAGAAGCAGGAATAGGGGATGCGATCGTCATGGTGGGCGGCCGTATAGGCATCGACGGTATTCACGGCGCGACTTTTTCATCGGAGGAACTGTCGGAGGTTTCCCCCACGAGCGCCGTTCAGATAGGCGATCCGATCACCCAGAAGAGGATGACCGATTTCCTGCTCGTGGCACGGGACCGGGACCTCTACACATCGATTACGGATAACGGCGCAGGAGGCCTTTCTTCCTCCATAGGCGAGATGGCAACCGATACGAACGGATGCATCGTCCACATCGACAGGGCGCCCCTCAAATATCCGGGCCTCTCTCCCTGGGAGATACTCCTTTCGGAGGCGCAGGAACGGATGAACGTGGCGGTGAGGCCGGATAAACTCGATGAATTCATGGCCCTGTCCGAGAAAATGAACGTCACCTCCACCATCCTCGGCGAATTTACCGATACAGGAAAACTCCATGTCTTCTATAAAGGCAAGACGGTGGCCTATCTCGACATGGAGTTTCTCCATAACGGGCTCCCCAAAATGAAGCTGCCCGCAAAATGGGAGCGGAAGATCAAGGATGAGCCGCCCGTAAAGGAACCGAAGAACTACGTCCATACTTTAAAAGACCTACTCTCCCGTTGGAACGTGTGCAGCAAAGAATACGTGGTGCGCCAGTACGACCACGAGGTCCAGGGTGGAAGCGTAGTGAAGCCTTTAACCGGCAAGGCTAATAACGGCCCCAGCGATGCGGGGGTGGTGCGGCCCGACCTCTCCTCTAAAGAAGGGGTCGTGGTGAGCCACGGGATATGCCCGAAGTACAGTGAGATCGATACGTACCATATGGCGGCATGCGCCATAGATGAGGCCATAAGAAACAATATCGCTACAGGCGGGTCGCTCCGCAGAATGGCCCTTCTCGATAATTTCTGCTGGTCCGATCCGGTGGTTTCGGAGAGAAACCCTGAAGGCCCGTACAAGCTGGCCCAATTGGTGAGGGCGAACATGGCCCTTTACGATTACACGACCCTCTTCGGTACCCCCTGCATATCGGGCAAAGACAGCATGAAGAACGATTACATCTATGGGGATATCAAGATATCGGTGCCCCAGACCCTGCTCGTTTCCGCGATTTCGGTAATCGAGGATATCGAGAAGATAGTGACCATGGATTTCAAGGAGCCGGGAGATCTTATCGTCATAGTGGGGAAGACCTATCCCGAGCTGGGAGGCTCCGAATACCTCGCCGCCTCGGCTCTCTACGGAAATATCCCGCCGAAAGTAAGGGGCGCCATGGCGAAGAAAACATATAAGGCCATGGAGAAGGCAATCCATGCGGGAATCGTCAGGTCCTGTCACGACGTATCCGACGGCGGCCTCGCCTGTGCCCTGGCGGAAAGTGCATTTGCAGGCGGCCTGGGAATCGATGCGGACCTCAAGCTCGCGCCCTTCGCGGGCATTTTCAGGGATGACTTTCTCCTCTTTTCGGAATCCCAGAGCAGGTTCGTCCTCTCAGTCAGGGAAGCCGATTATCCGCTCCTGGCCACATTACTGAAAGGCGTGCCTTCGGCGGTAGTAGGCAAAGTGAGAAAGGACGAAAAATTTCTGATAAAAGGAATAAACGGCACCACCCTCATCGATACAGGAATAGAAGACCTGCGCGCGGCATGGGAGAAGCCGTTTAAGGTAAATTTTAGTTAA
- a CDS encoding sugar phosphate isomerase/epimerase family protein: MKPLFINVPYRRVEENLARILSLGTGIEIYIDNHLVEEAGDREVRELGNRLAGHGIAVTVHAPYMDLSPGGFDRSVRRITKEKLKKAAGLAGLLHAKGLVCHPGYDKWRFGGNEELWLEGSVDTWTEVIAEAKGGPIVMVENIFEEEPSTLIALFDRFREEDLFFCFDSGHFNLFSTVPVDKWLTPIRSLVREMHLHDNHGRSDEHLPVGEGTFPFRELKTFLSAQESMIFTAEVHGESRANESIKKLKEFLS; encoded by the coding sequence ATGAAGCCCCTGTTCATAAATGTGCCGTACAGGAGGGTTGAGGAAAACCTGGCCAGGATTCTCAGTCTCGGCACCGGCATAGAAATCTATATCGATAATCACCTCGTTGAAGAGGCAGGTGACCGGGAAGTTCGGGAACTGGGAAACCGGCTTGCGGGCCACGGCATTGCCGTGACCGTTCATGCACCTTACATGGATCTGAGTCCCGGCGGCTTTGACAGGAGCGTGCGGAGAATCACGAAAGAAAAACTGAAGAAGGCGGCGGGCCTGGCCGGGCTACTCCACGCGAAAGGCCTGGTCTGCCACCCGGGCTATGACAAATGGCGGTTCGGGGGGAATGAGGAACTCTGGCTGGAAGGGAGCGTCGATACGTGGACAGAAGTAATCGCCGAGGCGAAAGGGGGACCAATCGTCATGGTGGAGAATATCTTCGAAGAGGAGCCTTCCACGCTGATTGCCCTTTTCGACCGTTTCAGGGAAGAGGACCTCTTCTTCTGTTTCGACTCCGGCCATTTCAATCTCTTCTCCACGGTTCCCGTGGATAAATGGCTTACTCCCATAAGAAGCCTGGTGAGGGAGATGCACCTTCATGACAACCACGGCAGGTCCGACGAACATCTTCCCGTGGGGGAGGGTACCTTTCCTTTCCGCGAGCTGAAGACCTTTCTGTCCGCACAAGAGTCGATGATTTTCACCGCCGAGGTGCACGGGGAGAGCCGCGCAAATGAAAGTATAAAAAAATTAAAGGAGTTTCTATCATAA
- a CDS encoding methyl-accepting chemotaxis protein, which yields MKAWLSNLKMTKKLLVSPFTAILFLLIFGLVSYAGFFRQKAALEDIFNTRFKVYQSTAGVIIGLKEVHGNIYKLLSWIGSNYEKSRIDSFAEEQFATLKKVGAEVSEKTKAANLTKAEKDLFQKTFDQLGKYQEALRQIAGLDAATASMLMTQADDIFQTISKNLDELLVLENKLSKTQYESSTVTFRLVLIVSAIVLLAAVILPFGLTMLMRAIILAPITKTVEAIESVAQGDLTKRIDVSSEDEIGEMAKHFNSFVEKLHDTIRQVAKSSDEVSSAANTLDAATEHMATGVEEAAMQVNSVATASEEMSKTSSEIAQNCMTAAKSSERANESAGTGETIIQETIKVMNRISERVKESSDVIKSLGTRSDQIGQIVGLINDVADQTNLLALNAAIEAARAGEHGRGFAVVADEVRKLAERTSEATKEIGDTIRAMQTETKKAVTSMEDGVNEVGHGTLEAGKSGEALQEILRQINKVTSEINQIAVASEQETATTNEIAVSIQQISMVMQETAQRIQDNAGASAQLANLSRDLQHMVGQFKI from the coding sequence ATGAAAGCATGGCTCAGCAACCTGAAAATGACGAAGAAACTTCTGGTTTCTCCATTCACGGCAATTCTCTTTCTCCTTATATTCGGCTTGGTCTCTTATGCCGGCTTCTTCAGGCAGAAGGCTGCCCTTGAAGACATCTTTAATACCCGGTTCAAGGTATATCAATCCACTGCGGGCGTAATCATAGGCCTTAAAGAGGTACATGGGAACATCTATAAGCTCCTCTCATGGATAGGCTCGAATTACGAGAAGTCCCGCATCGATTCCTTCGCGGAAGAGCAGTTTGCGACCCTCAAGAAGGTCGGGGCGGAGGTAAGCGAAAAGACTAAGGCCGCCAATCTGACGAAGGCCGAAAAAGATCTCTTTCAGAAGACATTCGATCAATTAGGAAAATATCAGGAAGCGCTACGCCAGATCGCGGGACTCGATGCGGCCACGGCATCCATGCTTATGACCCAGGCTGATGATATTTTTCAAACGATCAGTAAAAACCTCGATGAGCTCCTGGTCCTCGAGAATAAGTTGAGTAAAACTCAATACGAGTCATCGACCGTAACCTTCCGTCTCGTGCTCATTGTTTCCGCGATCGTGCTGCTTGCGGCAGTGATCCTGCCCTTTGGGCTTACCATGCTCATGCGGGCAATCATCCTCGCCCCCATTACGAAGACCGTTGAAGCAATAGAGAGCGTAGCCCAGGGCGACCTCACCAAGCGCATCGATGTATCGTCCGAGGATGAGATAGGAGAGATGGCAAAACACTTCAACTCCTTTGTCGAAAAACTCCACGATACCATCAGGCAGGTGGCGAAGAGCAGCGACGAAGTCTCCTCCGCGGCCAACACCCTTGATGCCGCGACCGAGCATATGGCCACGGGCGTGGAAGAAGCGGCCATGCAGGTAAATTCGGTGGCTACTGCCAGCGAGGAGATGTCGAAAACCTCGTCCGAGATCGCGCAGAATTGTATGACCGCCGCAAAAAGCTCCGAGAGGGCGAATGAATCGGCAGGCACGGGCGAAACCATCATACAGGAAACCATAAAGGTCATGAACCGCATAAGCGAGAGAGTTAAAGAGTCGTCCGACGTGATCAAGAGCCTCGGCACCCGTTCCGATCAGATCGGACAGATAGTCGGCCTCATTAACGACGTGGCCGACCAGACCAACCTTCTGGCCCTGAATGCGGCAATCGAAGCCGCAAGAGCGGGCGAGCACGGCAGAGGTTTTGCAGTGGTTGCAGATGAGGTCCGTAAGCTTGCCGAAAGAACGAGCGAAGCCACGAAAGAGATCGGCGATACCATAAGGGCGATGCAGACAGAGACGAAGAAGGCCGTAACTTCCATGGAAGACGGGGTGAACGAGGTGGGTCACGGTACCCTGGAAGCAGGCAAATCAGGGGAAGCCCTGCAGGAGATCCTGCGCCAGATCAACAAGGTGACCTCGGAGATAAACCAGATCGCCGTAGCCTCCGAGCAGGAGACGGCAACGACAAACGAGATCGCCGTGAGTATCCAGCAGATCTCGATGGTGATGCAGGAGACGGCCCAGAGAATTCAGGACAACGCCGGCGCCTCAGCCCAGCTCGCCAACCTCTCAAGAGACCTCCAGCACATGGTAGGCCAGTTCAAGATATAA
- a CDS encoding cache domain-containing protein: MKKAVWSMVVVLAVVFGAAYVVQAAPLDDAKTLAEKSAAYVKANGKEKGIAEIANPKGQFVKGDLYVTLQDFNGIALANPMNPKLHGQNHLELKDATGKTFIKENIEVAKTKGSGWVTYSWTNPATKKIQAKKAWVQRVEGTDMYTMSGVFQ; this comes from the coding sequence ATGAAAAAGGCAGTATGGAGCATGGTAGTAGTCTTGGCGGTTGTTTTCGGAGCGGCATATGTGGTTCAGGCAGCGCCCTTAGATGACGCGAAAACACTCGCGGAGAAGTCGGCGGCGTACGTAAAGGCAAACGGTAAAGAAAAAGGCATTGCAGAGATAGCTAACCCCAAGGGGCAGTTCGTGAAGGGCGACCTTTACGTGACCCTCCAGGATTTCAACGGCATCGCACTCGCCAATCCGATGAACCCGAAGCTGCACGGCCAGAACCATCTGGAATTGAAAGACGCCACGGGCAAGACGTTCATCAAGGAAAATATCGAAGTTGCCAAAACAAAAGGCAGCGGCTGGGTAACCTACTCGTGGACGAACCCTGCAACCAAGAAGATCCAGGCCAAAAAGGCGTGGGTTCAGAGGGTTGAGGGAACGGATATGTACACGATGTCGGGAGTATTTCAGTAA